A section of the Stenotrophomonas acidaminiphila genome encodes:
- a CDS encoding sulfite reductase subunit alpha has protein sequence MNHPGSMRTIAGNAVVIAALLAIAGLLLRLHLGQDGWQPTPLPARRWIALAAVLGYVAGCLALWWRARPRPDEPGDSGEPPLLVAWASQTGFARQLAGHTAQSLRDGGCRVRLRALDQVDAALLAGTRKALFIASTTGEGDPPDHALAFLGQVMRQAPALPALQYAVLALGDRSYADYCAFGHRLDDWLRGQGAQPLFDTVDVDNADPAALRHWQQLLGQFGDGRVQADWSPPDYQPWVLRARTRTNPGSVGGPVFQLCLQPADGALPAWQAGDIAEIGPRHAPATVEQWMRAHALDPATTLADGRALRELLAAARLPEAIDGSAPEAIAAALQPLPHREYSIASLPSENHLRLLLRRQSHPDGTPGLASGWLCDHAAIGARIDLRLRANPNFHPPAGDAPLVLIGNGTGIAGLRAHLRARIDAGARRNWLLFGERHRAHDFHFGDELEQWRRDGGIEHLDTVFSRDGGPHRYVQDVLAAQAGRLRRWVDHGATVLVCGSLQGMAPAVDAVIAQVLGHERKEQLVRERRYRRDVY, from the coding sequence TGGCAGCCCACGCCGCTGCCGGCGCGGCGCTGGATCGCGCTCGCCGCGGTGCTCGGCTACGTGGCAGGGTGCCTGGCGCTGTGGTGGCGCGCGCGCCCGCGCCCGGACGAGCCCGGCGACAGCGGCGAACCGCCGCTGCTGGTGGCCTGGGCCAGCCAGACCGGCTTCGCCCGGCAGCTGGCCGGGCATACCGCGCAGAGCCTGCGCGATGGCGGTTGCCGGGTACGCCTGCGCGCGCTCGACCAGGTCGATGCGGCGCTGCTGGCCGGTACCCGCAAGGCACTGTTCATCGCCAGCACCACCGGCGAGGGCGATCCGCCCGACCACGCCCTGGCCTTCCTCGGCCAGGTGATGCGCCAGGCGCCGGCGCTGCCGGCACTGCAGTACGCGGTGCTGGCGCTGGGCGACCGCAGCTACGCGGACTACTGCGCGTTCGGCCACCGGCTCGACGACTGGCTGCGCGGACAAGGCGCGCAGCCGTTGTTCGATACCGTGGACGTGGACAATGCCGATCCGGCCGCGCTGCGCCACTGGCAGCAGCTGCTCGGCCAGTTCGGCGACGGCCGCGTGCAGGCCGACTGGAGCCCGCCCGATTACCAGCCGTGGGTGCTGCGCGCACGGACGCGGACCAATCCGGGCAGCGTCGGCGGCCCGGTGTTCCAGCTGTGCCTGCAACCGGCCGACGGCGCGCTGCCCGCCTGGCAGGCCGGCGATATCGCCGAAATCGGCCCACGGCACGCGCCGGCCACGGTCGAACAGTGGATGCGCGCGCACGCGCTCGATCCGGCGACAACGCTGGCCGATGGCCGCGCGCTGCGTGAACTGCTGGCCGCGGCCAGGCTGCCCGAGGCGATCGATGGCAGCGCGCCCGAGGCGATCGCGGCGGCGCTGCAGCCATTGCCGCACCGGGAATACTCCATCGCCTCGCTGCCCTCGGAGAACCACCTGCGGCTGCTGCTGCGGCGGCAGTCGCATCCGGACGGCACTCCGGGCCTGGCCAGCGGCTGGCTGTGCGACCACGCCGCCATCGGCGCGCGCATCGACCTGCGCCTGCGCGCCAACCCCAACTTCCACCCGCCGGCCGGCGACGCGCCGCTGGTGCTGATCGGCAACGGCACCGGCATCGCCGGCCTGCGCGCGCACCTGCGCGCACGCATCGACGCCGGCGCACGGCGCAACTGGCTGCTGTTCGGCGAACGCCACCGCGCCCACGATTTCCACTTCGGCGACGAGCTGGAGCAGTGGCGTCGCGATGGCGGCATCGAACACCTGGATACCGTGTTCAGCCGTGATGGCGGGCCCCATCGCTACGTGCAGGACGTGCTGGCCGCGCAGGCCGGGCGATTGCGGCGCTGGGTCGACCACGGCGCCACCGTGCTGGTCTGCGGCAGCCTGCAGGGCATGGCGCCGGCGGTGGACGCGGTGATCGCACAGGTGCTGGGGCACGAACGCAAGGAACAACTGGTCCGGGAACGGCGCTACCGCCGCGATGTTTACTGA